In one window of Denticeps clupeoides chromosome 2, fDenClu1.1, whole genome shotgun sequence DNA:
- the arf2b gene encoding ARF GTPase 2b, giving the protein MGNVFANLFKGLFGKKEMRILMVGLDAAGKTTILYKLKLGEIVTTIPTIGFNVETVEYKNISFTVWDVGGQDKIRPLWRHYFQNTQGLIFVVDSNDRERVNEAREELTRMLAEDELRDAVLLVFANKQDLPNAMNAAEITDKLGLHALRHRNWYIQATCATSGDGLYEGLDWLSNQLKNQK; this is encoded by the exons ATGGGGAATGTGTTTGCAAACCTTTTCAAAGGCCTGTTTGGCAAAAAAGAGATGAGAATCCTGATGGTTGGGTTGGACGCTGCTGGAAAGACCACCATCCTGTACAAACTGAAACTCGGAGAGATTGTCACCACGATTCCCACCATCG ggTTTAATGTAGAAACAGTGGAATACAAGAACATCAGCTTCACTGTGTGGGACGTCGGTGGTCAGGACAAGATCCGGCCGCTGTGGCGCCACTACTTCCAGAACACTCAAG GCCTCATCTTTGTGGTGGACAGCAACGACAGAGAGCGAGTGAACGAGGCGAGGGAAGAATTGACCAGAATGCTGGCGGAAGATGAGCTGCgtgatgctgtgctgctggtttTCGCCAACAAACAG GACCTGCCCAATGCCATGAATGCCGCCGAGATCACCGACAAGTTGGGCCTGCACGCGCTGCGCCACCGCAACTGGTACATCCAGGCCACCTGCGCCACCAGCGGGGACGGGCTGTACGAGGGCCTGGACTGGCTCTCCAATCAGCTCAAGAACCAGAAATGA